In Ostrea edulis chromosome 4, xbOstEdul1.1, whole genome shotgun sequence, a single window of DNA contains:
- the LOC125678037 gene encoding uncharacterized protein LOC125678037 has protein sequence MIERPTTYGGTASNFKGLDRSVKHFEAGDVQDIKVSKINSSVIYVRAKCQASMRKQQYQVFICILTTNAGKPNVQHGYCQCPIGLAQACSHIGALLFALSHAKTNETTSESCTSQPCKWIIPGRQTKPIGPISTLPKKKRKLADTEENLDPLAAYDPRHSDDKDININTTLWQLKELRDVFPHTGMSHLWNIPDHAPEAIKEMEVQDIEDPMVTRMKNLIFCEDNAPQITIDHELVEFIETSTRGQRTSEMWQKLHIGRLTSSIFGDVLKAGPNPKSLIKQIVEGSSLQKYASLPPAVQWGQQNEAKARSEYVNLKTATNNNFKVEDTGLTLCTDNSFLGASSDGRVFDGDSIGVLEIKCPYSIKGTQVTTMEVSEIVAMGCPNFCLEYSMEGPRLKKSHKFYAQVQGEMAIMRLPWCDFVVWTDTAQNNICIDRIYFDSEFVSSMMPRLIEFYMHHIIQLQSSR, from the exons ATGATCGAAAGACCAACAACATATGGTGGTACAGCAAGCAATTTCAAGGGCTTGGACAGATCTGTGAAGCACTTTGAAGCCGGTGACGTCCAAGATATTAAAGTGTCAAAG ATAAATAGTTCTGTCATATATGTCAGAGCAAAATGTCAGGCATCTATGAGGAAACAGCAATATCAGGTTTTCATTTGCATCCTGACTACAAATGCAGGCAAACCAAATGTACAGCATGGATACTGTCAGTGTCCTATTGG GTTAGCACAGGCATGTAGTCACATAGGCGCCCTACTTTTTGCATTGAGTCATGCAAAAACTAATGAGACGACTTCAGAGAGCTGTACATCTCAACCATGTAAATGGATCATTCCTGGGCGACAAACAAAACCAATCGGACCAATCAGCACTTTGCCCAAGAAAAAGCGTAAATTGGCAGATACTGAAGAAAACCTTGATCCACTCGCAGCCTATGATCCTCGCCATTCAGATGACAAAGACATAAATATTAACACCACTCTGTGGCAGTTAAAGGAATTAAGAGATGTCTTTCCACATACAG GGATGTCCCACTTGTGGAATATACCCGACCATGCCCCAGAAGCCATAAAGGAAATGGAGGTCCAGGATATTGAAGATCCAATGGTGACAAGGATGAAAAATCTTATATTTTGTGAGGATAATG CACCTCAGATTACAATTGATCACGAATTGGTTGAATTTATTGAGACGAGTACAAGAGGCCAGAGGACATCAGAAATGTGGCAGAAACTACATATTGGTCGTTTAACCAGTTCCATATTTGGTGATGTATTGAAGGCTGGACCCAATCCAAAGTCTTTGATCAAGCAAATTGTAGAGGGGTCTAGTCTTCAGAA GTATGCATCTCTGCCACCAGCTGTTCAGTGGGGACAACAAAATGAGGCAAAGGCACGCTCAGAGTATGTCAATCTGAAGACTGCCACAAACAACAATTTTAAAGTTGAGGATACAGGTCTCACTTTGTGCACAGATAACTCATTTTTGGGTGCCTCCAGTGACGGGAGAGTTTTTGATGGTGACAGCATAGGTGTACTAGAGATTAAGTGTCCATACTCCATCAAGGGAACTCAAGTAACAACAATGGAAGTGAGTGAGATTGTTGCAATGGGATGTCCAAATTTCTGTTTAGAATATAGTATGGAAGGACCACGTCTCAAAAAGAGCCACAAGTTTTATGCTCAAGTTCAGGGAGAAATGGCAATTATGCGATTACCATGGTGTGACTTTGTAGTATGGACAGACACTGCTCAGAACAATATTTGTATTGacagaatatattttgattCAGAGTTTGTGTCCTCTATGATGCCTAGACTTATTGAATTTTATATGCATCACATTATCCAGttacagagctccagataa